Proteins encoded together in one Piliocolobus tephrosceles isolate RC106 chromosome 15, ASM277652v3, whole genome shotgun sequence window:
- the LOC111545402 gene encoding splicing factor U2AF 65 kDa subunit-like, with protein sequence MSDFDEFERQLNENKQERDKENRHRKRSHSRSRSRDRKRRSWSRDRRNRDQRSASRDRRRRSKPLTRGAIEEHGGLIRSPRHEKKKVRKYWDVPPPGFEHITPMQYKAMRAAGQIPATAFLPTMTPDGLAVTPAPVPVVGSQMTRQARCLYVGNIPFGITEKAMMDFFNAQMRLGGLTQAPGNPVLAVQINQDKHFAFLEFRSVDETTQAMAFDGIIFQGQSLKIRRPRDYQPLPGMSENPSVYVPGVVSTVVPDSAHKLFIGGLLNYLNYDQVKQLLTSFGPLKAFNLVKDSASGLFKGYAFCEYLDISVTDQAIAGLKGMQLGDEKLLVQRASVGAKNATLSTINQTPVTLQVPGLISSQVQMGGHPTEVLCLMNMVLPEELLDDEEYEEIVEDVRDECSKYGLVKSIQIPRPVDGVEVPGCGKIFVEFTSVFDCQKAMQGLTGRKFANRVVVTKYCDPSYHRRDFW encoded by the exons ATGTCGGACTTCGACGAGTTCGAGCGGCAGCTCAACGAGAATAAACAAGAGCGGGACAAGGAAAACCGGCATAGGAAGCGCAGCCACAGCCGCTCTCGAAGCCGGGACCGCAAACGCCGGAGCTGGAGCCGTGACCGGCGCAACCGGGACCAGCGGAGCGCCTCCCGGGACAGGCGGCGACGAAGCAAACCTTTGACCAGAGGCGCTATAGAGGAGCACGGTGGACTGATTCGTTCCCCCCGCCATGAGAAGAAGAAGGTCCGTAAATACTGGGACGTGCCACCTCCGGGCTTTGAGCACATCACCCCAATGCAGTACAAGGCCATGCGAGCTGCGGGTCAGATTCCAGCCACTGCTTTTCTCCCCACCATGACCCCTGACGGTCTGGCTGTGACCCCAGCGCCGGTGCCCGTGGTCGGGAGCCAGATGACTAGACAAGCCCGGTGCCTCTACGTGGGCAACATCCCCTTTGGCATCACTGAGAAGGCCATGATGGATTTCTTCAACGCCCAGATGCGCCTGGGGGGGCTGACCCAGGCCCCTGGCAACCCGGTGTTGGCTGTGCAGATTAACCAGGACAAGCATTTTGCCTTTTTGGAGTTCCGCTCAGTGGACGAGACTACCCAGGCCATGGCCTTTGATGGCATCATCTTCCAGGGCCAGTCACTAAAGATCCGCAGGCCTCGTGACTACCAGCCGCTTCCTGGCATGTCAGAGAACCCCTCCGTCTATGTGCCTGGGGTTGTGTCCACTGTGGTCCCTGACTCTGCCCACAAGCTGTTCATCGGGGGCTTACTCAACTACCTGAACTATGACCAGGTCAAACAGCTGCTGACATCCTTTGGGCCCCTCAAGGCCTTCAACCTGGTCAAGGACAGTGCCTCGGGGCTCTTCAAGGGCTACGCCTTCTGTGAGTACTTGGACATCAGCGTCACGGATCAGGCCATTGCGGGGCTGAAAGGCATGCAGCTGGGGGATGAGAAGCTGCTGGTCCAGAGGGCGAGTGTGGGAGCCAAGAATGCCACGCTGAGCACCATCAATCAGACGCCGGTGACCCTGCAAGTGCCCGGCCTGATAAGCTCCCAGGTGCAGATGGGCGGCCACCCGACTGAGGTCCTGTGCCTCATGAACATGGTGCTGCCGGAGGAGCTGCTGGACGACGAggagta TGAGGAGATCGTGGAGGATGTGCGGGACGAGTGCAGCAAGTACGGGCTTGTCAAGTCCATCCAGATCCCCCGGCCTGTGGACGGTGTCGAGGTGCCCGGCTGCGGAAAGATCTTTGTAGAGTTCACCTCTGTGTTTGACTGCCAGAAAGCCATGCAGGGCCTGACGGGCCGCAAGTTCGCCAACAGGGTGGTTGTCACAAAATACTGTGACCCGTCTTATCACCGCCGGGACTTCTGGTAG